GCGGAGCTGCGGATCGCCCAGGCGCAGCTCGTGGGCTGGCTCGAGGGCCTCTTCCACGGCATTCAGACTGCGATCGCCGCGCAGCAGGCCGCCCGGGAGCAGCTGGCGGCCCAGCTCCGCCAGCTCCCTCCGGGCACCATGGTCGCGCCGGGCGTGGTCATCGGCGCCAACGGCGAACCTCAGCGGGCGTCCGCTGCGCAGCACCAGCAGAACCCGCGGCACGCCGGGCTCGAAGAGCCTGACTCCGGCCTCGGCCAGTACCTCTGACCCATGGGTCTCTTCAGTGAACTGAGGCAGGCCCGTCGTGACGACGCGGAACTGGGCAAGGGCCTCTGGCGGCGTGCCCACGACCGATTCCGGCGCGGCCTCGACCGATTCCACCAGGTGCTCGACGGCGTGAGCGACGACGCCCTGTACGCCGAGTTACTGCCGATCGCGGACGAACTGGCCGCGCTGCTCCCACGGGTGCGGGCCATCTGCGTAGAGGCGCAGCGGAGCACCCCGAGCGATGGGCTCGACATCCCGCCGGACCTGGCGCCCCTGCACCGTCTGCTGTCCCGGGCGGGCAATGACCTGGCGACCGCCGCTCAGGCGGCCACCATGGCCCGGCTCGGCACCACCGAGGTGGACAGCGTGCGGCGGCGGGCCGCCGTCGTCGGGTCTCTGGTCTCCGAAGCGGAGCAATCCGCGCGGTGACCGGATCTATTCCCGGATTCGCTGACAGAGAACCGGGAGCTCTGTGTCTGGTGGCATGACAGCTTCCTTTGGAAGGATGGCGCCATGAGCGCAAACCCGAATCTCACTTTCAACGATGGCAACACCATCCCCCAGCTCGGCTACGGCGTGTGGCAGGTGGCCGACGACGTCGCGGAGACCGTGGTCGGGCAGGCCTTCGAGGCCGGCTACCGCCACATCGACACCGCCAAGATCTACGGCAACGAGGCGGGTGTGGGCCGCGCGATCGCGGCGTCCGGCCTCGATCCGAAGGACCTCTTCATCACCACCAAGCTGTGGAACTCCGACCAGGGCTACGAGAAGACCCTCGCGGCCTTCGAGGAATCCCTGGAGCGCCTCGGTCTGGACCACCTCGACCTGTACCTGATCCACTGGCTCCAGCCGCAGCGTGGCACCTACGTGGACACCTGGAAGGCCCTGGTCGAGCTGCAGAAGCGCGGTCGCGTGACCTCCATCGGCGTCTGCAACTTCACCGGCGAGGCCATCGATGAACTGATCGAGGCCACGGGCGTGGTGCCGGCGATCCACCAGATCGAGCTGCACCCGTACTTCAACCAGGCCGGTCTGCGCGAGTACAACGCGGGCAAGGGCATTCTCACCCAGGCCTGGTCCCCGCTGGGCCAGGGCGGTGAGCTGCTGAGCGACCCCGAGGTGGTCCGCATCGCCGAGAAGCACGGCGCCACTCCCGCCCAGGTCGTCATCGCCTGGCACCTGGCCATCGGCAACGTGGTCATCCCGAAGTCGGTCACGCAGAGCCGCATCGTGGAGAACCTCGCCGCGCTGGATGTGACGCTGGATGACGAGGACATCACGGCTCTGAGCAGCCTTGACCGTGGCGCCGAAGGCCGTATCGGCCCGGACCCGGCGGTCTCCGACTTCGCCTGATCCCCGGGAACCACCGGTCCTCGGGAACCACCGGACGGGACGCCCCGTTCCGGCAAGGACTCTCGGAACGCCCGTGGGGCGGCCGCACACCGGCCGGCCCACGGGC
Above is a window of Arthrobacter sp. Y-9 DNA encoding:
- a CDS encoding aldo/keto reductase; its protein translation is MSANPNLTFNDGNTIPQLGYGVWQVADDVAETVVGQAFEAGYRHIDTAKIYGNEAGVGRAIAASGLDPKDLFITTKLWNSDQGYEKTLAAFEESLERLGLDHLDLYLIHWLQPQRGTYVDTWKALVELQKRGRVTSIGVCNFTGEAIDELIEATGVVPAIHQIELHPYFNQAGLREYNAGKGILTQAWSPLGQGGELLSDPEVVRIAEKHGATPAQVVIAWHLAIGNVVIPKSVTQSRIVENLAALDVTLDDEDITALSSLDRGAEGRIGPDPAVSDFA